Proteins encoded together in one Candidatus Paceibacterota bacterium window:
- a CDS encoding alpha/beta hydrolase: MIIIIPGLFGTRERYNPLLNKLQKVGLTAKVIDLGLNTRGLKNTSEIVKKQLTETSEKHDIIAHSFGGIVLKYIIHHYPEVKKNISSIIFVAVPHGGSWQALFLTMVPAARELLPFRKKIKELAKVSLPEETVNFIPESELKVWPRKSGLLKDYIGIVIPDTNHDNIINSENFIPKVITFIKSRHDKVFL, encoded by the coding sequence ATGATTATTATTATTCCAGGACTTTTCGGGACAAGAGAACGCTATAATCCTTTATTGAATAAACTTCAGAAGGTGGGGCTTACTGCTAAAGTCATTGATTTGGGCTTAAATACCCGAGGACTTAAAAATACTTCAGAAATAGTAAAAAAACAACTCACAGAAACTTCTGAAAAACATGATATTATTGCTCATAGCTTTGGCGGCATTGTATTGAAATATATTATTCATCATTATCCAGAAGTTAAGAAAAACATTAGTAGTATTATCTTTGTAGCTGTACCTCATGGAGGAAGTTGGCAGGCCTTATTTCTTACTATGGTTCCTGCAGCCCGGGAACTATTACCTTTTAGAAAAAAAATTAAAGAGCTGGCAAAAGTGTCATTACCAGAAGAAACAGTAAATTTTATTCCTGAATCAGAATTAAAGGTGTGGCCAAGAAAGAGTGGCCTTCTTAAAGATTATATTGGCATAGTGATTCCCGATACAAATCATGACAATATAATAAACAGTGAAAATTTTATACCAAAAGTTATTACTTTTATAAAAAGTAGGCACGACAAGGTTTTTCTCTAA
- a CDS encoding zinc ribbon domain-containing protein: MALVKCKECGHEISDEALSCPNCGKPQRDRPPSISLSTQIVVYAVSLFLPPFGLWYVWKYLKQKDGKLKRIGIAALILTIISIIVTIWSTERLVDSFNQTLNSINIYNY, translated from the coding sequence ATGGCACTAGTAAAATGCAAAGAATGCGGACACGAAATATCTGATGAAGCATTGTCTTGTCCTAATTGCGGAAAGCCGCAAAGAGACAGGCCTCCTTCAATATCGTTGTCAACGCAGATAGTTGTATATGCAGTTAGTCTATTTTTGCCACCATTCGGACTTTGGTATGTGTGGAAATATTTAAAACAGAAAGACGGCAAATTAAAAAGAATCGGTATTGCCGCTTTAATTTTGACCATAATATCTATAATTGTTACGATTTGGTCTACTGAAAGGTTGGTGGATTCATTCAATCAAACATTAAACTCTATAAATATTTATAATTATTGA